A window of the Rhea pennata isolate bPtePen1 chromosome 19, bPtePen1.pri, whole genome shotgun sequence genome harbors these coding sequences:
- the NOG gene encoding noggin, with amino-acid sequence MDHSQCLVTIYAVVVLLGLRLEQGACQHYLHIRPAPSDNLPLVDLIEHPDPIFDPKEKDLNETLLRNLMGGHFDPNFMAISLPEDRLGVDDLAELDLLLRQRPSGAMPSEIKGLEFYDGLQPGKKHRLSKKLRRKLQMWLWSQTFCPVLYTWNDLGSRFWPRYVKVGSCYSKRSCSVPEGMVCKPAKSVHLTILRWRCQRRGGQRCTWIPIQYPIISECKCSC; translated from the coding sequence ATGGATCATTCCCAGTGCCTTGTGACTATATACGCCGTAGTGGTTCTGCTGGGTCTCCGGCTAGAGCAAGGCGCCTGCCAGCACTATCTGCACATCCGTCCGGCTCCCAGCGACAACTTGCCCTTGGTGGATCTAATCGAGCACCCGGACCCTATCTTTGACCCCAAGGAGAAGGACCTTAACGAGACCTTGCTCAGGAACCTCATGGGCGGACACTTCGACCCTAACTTTATGGCTATTTCCTTGCCCGAGGACCGGCTAGGAGTAGACGATCTGGCTGAGCTGGACTTGCTGCTCAGGCAGAGACCCTCGGGAGCGATGCCCAGCGAAATCAAAGGGCTGGAGTTTTACGACGGGCTGCAGCCGGGCAAGAAGCACAGGCTGAGCAAGAAGCTGCGCAGGAAGCTGCAGATGTGGCTCTGGTCCCAGACCTTCTGCCCGGTCCTATACACGTGGAACGATCTCGGCAGCCGCTTTTGGCCCCGGTATGTCAAAGTGGGCAGCTGCTACAGTAAAAGGTCTTGTTCGGTCCCAGAAGGCATGGTTTGCAAACCTGCCAAGTCCGTGCATTTAACGATCCTGAGGTGGAGGTGCCAGCGCCGGGGAGGGCAGAGGTGCACATGGATACCCATCCAGTACCCCATCATTTCGGAGTGCAAGTGCTCCTGCTAG